Proteins from a single region of Sinorhizobium alkalisoli:
- the rplJ gene encoding 50S ribosomal protein L10, giving the protein MERAEKREFVTELNEVFKASGSVVVAHYAGVTVAQMNDFRSKMRAAGGTVRVAKNRLAKIALQGTESEGMIDLFKGQTLIAFSADPITAPKVVMDFAKTNDKLVVLGGAMGATTLNAEGVKSLATLPSLDELRAKLLGLLNAPATRVATVVAAPASQLARVFSAYAKKDEAA; this is encoded by the coding sequence GTGGAAAGAGCGGAAAAACGCGAATTCGTCACGGAGCTGAACGAAGTCTTCAAGGCTTCCGGTTCGGTTGTCGTGGCCCACTATGCTGGTGTCACAGTCGCGCAGATGAACGACTTCCGTTCGAAAATGCGCGCCGCTGGCGGCACCGTCAGAGTCGCGAAAAACCGCCTGGCCAAGATCGCTCTTCAGGGTACGGAGTCTGAAGGGATGATCGATCTCTTCAAGGGTCAGACGCTGATCGCATTCAGCGCGGATCCGATCACGGCTCCAAAGGTCGTCATGGACTTCGCCAAGACCAACGACAAGCTCGTTGTTCTCGGTGGCGCCATGGGGGCAACCACGCTCAACGCCGAAGGCGTCAAGTCGCTTGCGACTCTGCCTTCTCTCGATGAGCTGCGCGCGAAGCTGCTGGGCCTCCTCAACGCCCCGGCAACCCGCGTCGCGACGGTTGTCGCAGCACCGGCAAGCCAGCTTGCCCGCGTGTTCTCGGCCTACGCCAAGAAGGACGAAGCCGCCTGA
- the rpoC gene encoding DNA-directed RNA polymerase subunit beta', with the protein MNQEVMNLFNPQVPAQTFDSIRISIASPEKILSWSYGEIKKPETINYRTFKPERDGLFCARIFGPIKDYECLCGKYKRMKYKGIICEKCGVEVTLSRVRRERMGHIELAAPVAHIWFLKSLPSRIATLLDMTLKDIERVLYFENYIVTEPGLTSLKENQLLSEEEYMIAVDEFGEDQFTAMIGAEAIYEMLASMNLEKIAGDLRAEMAETTSDLKQKKLMKRLKIVENFMESGNRPEWMIMKVVPVIPPDLRPLVPLDGGRFATSDLNDLYRRVINRNNRLKRLIELRAPGIIIRNEKRMLQESVDALFDNGRRGRVITGANKRPLKSLSDMLKGKQGRFRQNLLGKRVDYSGRSVIVTGPELKLHQCGLPKKMALELFKPFIYARLDAKGYSSTVKQAKKLVEKEKPEVWDILDEVIREHPVLLNRAPTLHRLGIQAFEPILVEGKAIQLHPLVCTAFNADFDGDQMAVHVPLSLEAQLEARVLMMSTNNILHPANGAPIIVPSQDMVLGLYYLSILNQNEPGEGMAFSDMGELHHALETKAVTLHAKIRGRYKSVDAEGNPVSKIFETTPGRMIIGELLPKNPNIPFDICNQEMTKKNISKMIDTVYRHCGQKDTVIFCDRIMQLGFSHACRAGISFGKDDMVIPDTKVKIVGDTEALVKEYEQQYNDGLITQGEKYNKVVDAWGKATEKVAEEMMARIKAVEFDDSGRQKPMNSIYMMSHSGARGSPNQMRQLGGMRGLMAKPSGEIIETPIISNFKEGLTVNEYFNSTHGARKGLADTALKTANSGYLTRRLVDVAQDCIVTHTDCGTEKGLTMTAIVDAGQVVASLGQRILGRTALDNIDNPVTGERIVDAGKMILEADVVEIEKAGIQSVRIRSALTCEIQTGVCGVCYGRDLARGTPVNMGEAVGVIAAQSIGEPGTQLTMRTFHLGGTATVVDQSFLEASYEGTVQIKNRNMLRNSEGVLVAMGRNMAIQILDERGVERSSQRVAYGSKIFVDDGDKVKRGQRLAEWDPYTRPMMTEVEGTVHFEDVVDGISVLESTDESTGITKRQVIDWRSTPRGTDLKPAIVIKDKNGNIAKLARGGEARFMLSVDAILSVEPGQKVSQGDVLARSPLESAKTKDITGGLPRVAELFEARRPKDHAIIAEIDGTVRFGRDYKNKRRVLIEPAEDGVEPVEYLIPKGKPFHLQDGDYIEKGDYILDGNPAPHDILAIKGVEALASYLVNEIQEVYRLQGVVINDKHIEVIVRQMLQKVEITDAGDSTYIVGDNVDRIELEDVNDALIEEGKKPASGEPVLLGITKASLQTPSFISAASFQETTKVLTEAAVAGKTDGLQGLKENVIVGRLIPAGTGGTMTQIRRIATARDELILEERRKGTGADAATPMLADMANENAAAE; encoded by the coding sequence ATGAACCAAGAGGTCATGAATCTTTTCAATCCGCAGGTGCCTGCACAGACCTTCGATTCCATCCGGATTTCGATCGCGTCGCCGGAGAAGATTCTTTCCTGGTCTTACGGTGAGATCAAGAAACCGGAGACGATCAACTACCGGACCTTCAAGCCGGAGCGCGATGGTCTGTTCTGCGCCCGCATCTTCGGACCGATCAAGGACTACGAGTGCTTGTGCGGCAAGTACAAGCGCATGAAGTACAAGGGCATCATCTGCGAAAAGTGCGGCGTCGAAGTCACGCTGTCGCGCGTACGCCGCGAGCGCATGGGCCATATCGAGCTCGCCGCCCCGGTTGCCCACATCTGGTTCCTGAAGTCGCTGCCGAGCCGCATCGCGACCCTGCTCGACATGACGCTGAAGGACATCGAGCGCGTTCTCTATTTCGAGAACTACATCGTCACCGAGCCGGGCCTGACGTCGCTCAAGGAAAACCAGCTCCTCTCCGAAGAAGAGTACATGATCGCCGTCGACGAGTTCGGCGAGGACCAGTTCACGGCCATGATCGGCGCCGAGGCGATCTACGAGATGCTCGCTTCGATGAATCTCGAGAAGATTGCCGGCGATCTGCGCGCGGAAATGGCTGAAACGACATCCGATCTGAAGCAGAAGAAGCTGATGAAGCGGCTGAAGATCGTCGAGAACTTCATGGAATCCGGCAATCGTCCGGAGTGGATGATCATGAAGGTCGTTCCCGTGATCCCGCCGGACCTGCGTCCGCTGGTGCCGCTCGACGGCGGCCGTTTCGCGACCTCCGACCTCAACGATCTCTACCGCCGCGTCATCAACCGAAACAACCGTCTAAAGCGGCTGATCGAGCTGCGTGCGCCGGGGATCATCATCCGCAACGAAAAGCGCATGCTGCAGGAATCCGTCGATGCGCTGTTCGACAACGGCCGCCGCGGCCGCGTGATCACCGGCGCCAACAAGCGTCCGCTGAAGTCGCTCTCCGATATGCTCAAGGGCAAGCAGGGCCGCTTCCGCCAGAACCTGCTCGGCAAGCGCGTCGACTATTCCGGCCGTTCGGTCATCGTGACCGGTCCGGAGCTGAAGCTGCACCAGTGCGGCCTGCCGAAGAAGATGGCGCTCGAGCTCTTCAAGCCGTTCATCTACGCCCGCCTCGACGCGAAGGGCTACTCCTCGACCGTCAAACAGGCCAAGAAGCTGGTCGAAAAGGAAAAGCCGGAAGTCTGGGATATTCTCGACGAGGTCATCCGCGAGCATCCAGTACTTCTGAACCGTGCGCCGACGCTGCACCGCCTGGGCATCCAGGCCTTCGAGCCTATCCTGGTCGAAGGCAAGGCGATCCAGTTGCACCCGCTCGTCTGCACCGCCTTCAACGCCGACTTCGACGGCGACCAGATGGCCGTTCACGTGCCGCTGTCGCTCGAAGCGCAGCTCGAAGCCCGCGTGCTGATGATGTCGACCAACAACATTCTGCATCCGGCAAACGGTGCGCCGATCATTGTTCCGTCGCAGGACATGGTTCTCGGTCTCTATTATCTCTCGATCCTGAACCAGAACGAGCCGGGCGAAGGCATGGCCTTCTCCGACATGGGCGAACTGCACCATGCGCTGGAGACCAAGGCCGTCACCCTTCACGCCAAGATCCGCGGCCGTTACAAGAGCGTCGACGCCGAGGGCAACCCGGTTTCGAAGATCTTTGAAACGACGCCCGGCCGCATGATCATCGGTGAGCTGCTGCCGAAGAACCCGAACATTCCCTTCGACATCTGCAATCAGGAGATGACCAAGAAGAACATCTCCAAGATGATCGACACGGTCTACCGCCATTGCGGCCAGAAGGACACGGTTATCTTCTGCGACCGGATCATGCAGCTCGGCTTCTCGCATGCCTGCCGCGCCGGTATTTCCTTCGGCAAGGACGACATGGTGATCCCGGACACCAAGGTGAAGATCGTCGGCGATACCGAAGCGCTCGTGAAGGAATACGAGCAGCAGTACAATGACGGCCTCATTACCCAGGGCGAGAAGTACAACAAGGTCGTCGACGCCTGGGGCAAGGCGACCGAGAAGGTCGCCGAGGAGATGATGGCGCGCATCAAGGCGGTCGAGTTCGACGATAGCGGCCGTCAGAAGCCGATGAACTCGATCTACATGATGTCGCACTCGGGTGCTCGTGGTTCTCCGAACCAGATGCGCCAGCTCGGCGGGATGCGCGGCCTGATGGCGAAGCCGTCGGGTGAGATCATCGAAACGCCGATCATCTCGAACTTCAAGGAAGGCCTGACCGTGAACGAGTACTTCAACTCGACCCACGGTGCCCGCAAGGGGCTGGCCGACACCGCCTTGAAGACCGCGAACTCCGGCTACCTCACGCGTCGTCTTGTCGATGTGGCGCAGGACTGCATCGTCACGCACACGGATTGCGGTACCGAAAAGGGCCTCACCATGACGGCGATCGTCGATGCGGGTCAGGTCGTGGCGTCGCTCGGCCAGCGTATCCTCGGCCGTACCGCGCTTGACAACATCGACAACCCGGTCACCGGCGAGCGCATCGTCGATGCCGGCAAGATGATCCTGGAAGCCGATGTCGTCGAGATCGAGAAGGCCGGCATCCAGTCCGTCCGCATTCGCTCGGCTCTGACTTGCGAAATCCAGACCGGTGTCTGCGGCGTCTGCTACGGTCGCGACCTGGCTCGGGGTACGCCGGTCAATATGGGCGAGGCCGTCGGCGTCATCGCGGCGCAGTCCATCGGGGAGCCGGGCACGCAGCTCACCATGCGAACCTTCCACCTGGGTGGTACGGCGACCGTGGTCGACCAGTCGTTCCTGGAAGCCTCCTATGAAGGCACGGTTCAGATCAAGAACCGGAACATGCTGCGCAATTCCGAAGGCGTACTCGTCGCCATGGGCCGCAACATGGCGATCCAGATTCTGGATGAGCGCGGTGTCGAGCGTTCCTCGCAGCGCGTCGCCTATGGCTCGAAGATCTTCGTCGACGATGGCGACAAGGTGAAGCGCGGCCAGCGCCTCGCCGAGTGGGACCCCTACACCCGTCCGATGATGACGGAAGTGGAAGGTACCGTTCACTTCGAAGACGTGGTCGACGGGATCTCGGTTCTGGAATCGACCGACGAGTCGACCGGCATCACCAAGCGCCAGGTCATCGACTGGCGCTCGACGCCGCGCGGTACGGACCTGAAGCCTGCGATCGTCATCAAGGACAAGAACGGCAACATTGCCAAGCTTGCCCGCGGCGGCGAGGCCCGGTTCATGCTCTCGGTCGACGCGATCCTGTCCGTCGAGCCGGGGCAAAAGGTCAGCCAGGGTGACGTTCTTGCGCGTTCGCCGCTTGAAAGCGCCAAGACCAAGGACATCACCGGTGGTCTGCCGCGCGTTGCCGAACTGTTCGAGGCGCGTCGCCCGAAGGATCACGCCATCATCGCCGAGATCGACGGCACGGTTCGTTTCGGCCGCGACTACAAGAACAAGCGTCGCGTGCTGATCGAGCCGGCGGAAGACGGTGTCGAGCCGGTCGAATACCTGATCCCGAAGGGCAAGCCCTTCCATCTTCAGGATGGCGACTATATCGAGAAGGGCGACTACATCCTCGACGGCAACCCGGCGCCCCATGACATCCTGGCGATCAAGGGCGTGGAAGCGCTTGCTTCCTACCTCGTCAACGAGATCCAGGAAGTCTATCGCCTGCAGGGCGTTGTCATCAACGACAAGCACATCGAGGTCATCGTCCGGCAGATGCTGCAGAAGGTCGAAATCACCGATGCTGGCGACTCGACCTATATCGTCGGCGACAATGTCGACCGCATCGAACTCGAGGACGTCAATGATGCGCTGATCGAGGAAGGCAAGAAGCCCGCCTCCGGCGAGCCGGTCCTTCTCGGCATCACCAAGGCATCACTGCAGACGCCGTCCTTCATCTCGGCCGCTTCGTTCCAGGAAACCACCAAGGTCCTGACCGAAGCGGCGGTTGCCGGCAAGACGGACGGCCTGCAGGGTCTCAAGGAGAACGTCATCGTCGGCCGTCTCATCCCGGCCGGCACGGGCGGTACGATGACGCAGATCCGTCGCATCGCGACGGCGCGCGACGAGCTCATCCTCGAAGAGCGTCGCAAGGGCACGGGCGCGGATGCCGCGACACCGATGCTCGCCGACATGGCGAACGAGAACGCCGCGGCGGAGTGA
- the rpsG gene encoding 30S ribosomal protein S7, whose product MSRRHRAEKREINPDPKFGDLVVTKFMNAIMLDGKKSVAESIVYGAFDAVQAKLKQEPVAVFHSALDNIAPHVEVRSRRVGGATYQVPVDVRPERRQALAIRWLIAAARKRNETTMVDRLCGELMDAANNRGSAVKKREDTHKMADANRAFSHYRW is encoded by the coding sequence ATGTCCCGACGTCACAGAGCAGAAAAGCGTGAGATCAACCCGGACCCGAAGTTCGGTGATCTGGTCGTCACGAAGTTCATGAACGCAATCATGCTGGACGGCAAGAAGTCCGTTGCGGAGAGCATCGTCTACGGTGCCTTCGATGCAGTGCAGGCGAAGCTGAAGCAGGAACCGGTTGCCGTCTTCCACTCTGCGCTCGACAACATTGCTCCGCACGTCGAAGTGCGTTCGCGTCGCGTCGGTGGTGCCACCTACCAGGTTCCGGTCGATGTCCGTCCGGAGCGTCGTCAGGCGCTTGCTATCCGCTGGCTGATTGCCGCTGCGCGCAAGCGCAATGAAACGACCATGGTCGATCGCCTCTGCGGCGAACTCATGGATGCGGCGAACAACCGCGGCAGCGCCGTGAAGAAGCGCGAAGACACGCACAAGATGGCGGATGCCAACCGCGCGTTCTCGCACTACCGCTGGTAA
- the rplL gene encoding 50S ribosomal protein L7/L12, translating into MADLAKIVEDLSSLTVLEAAELSKLLEEKWGVSAAAPVAVAAAGGAAAAAPAEEEKTEFDVILTDAGANKINVIKEVRAITGLGLKEAKDLVEGAPKAVKEAVSKAEAADLKKKLEDAGAKVDVK; encoded by the coding sequence ATGGCTGATCTCGCAAAGATCGTTGAAGACCTGTCCTCGCTGACCGTCCTGGAAGCTGCTGAGCTTTCCAAGCTGCTCGAAGAAAAGTGGGGCGTTTCTGCCGCTGCTCCGGTAGCCGTTGCTGCTGCTGGCGGGGCTGCTGCCGCTGCTCCGGCTGAAGAAGAAAAGACCGAGTTCGACGTCATCCTGACGGATGCCGGCGCGAACAAGATCAACGTCATCAAGGAAGTCCGCGCCATCACCGGCCTCGGCCTCAAGGAAGCCAAGGACCTCGTCGAAGGCGCTCCGAAGGCGGTCAAGGAAGCAGTTTCCAAGGCAGAAGCTGCCGACCTCAAGAAGAAGCTCGAAGACGCTGGCGCCAAGGTCGACGTCAAGTAA
- the rpoB gene encoding DNA-directed RNA polymerase subunit beta has translation MAQTLSFNGRRRVRKFFGKIPEVAEMPNLIEVQKASYDQFLMVEEPAGGRPDEGLQAVFKSVFPIKDFSGASMLEFVSYEFEPPKFDVEECRQRDLTYAAPLKVTLRLIVFDIDEDTGAKSIKDIKEQNVYMGDMPLMTDNGTFIVNGTERVIVSQMHRSPGVFFDHDKGKSHSSGKLLFAARVIPYRGSWLDIEFDAKDIVHARIDRRRKIPVTSLLMALGMDGEEILDTFYTSSLYQRDGDGWRVPFQPDALKGQKAVTDMIDADTGEVVVEGGKKLTPRLLRQLQDKGLKALKATDDDLYGNYLAEDVVNVETGEIYLEAGDEIDEKTLPVILEAGFDEIPVLDIDHINVGAYIRNTLAADKNENRQDALFDIYRVMRPGEPPTMDSAEAMFNALFFDAERYDLSAVGRVKMNMRLDLDVPDTVRTLRKEDILAVVKMLVELRDGKGEIDDIDNLGNRRVRSVGELMENQYRLGLLRMERAIKERMSSIEIDTVMPQDLINAKPAAAAVREFFGSSQLSQFMDQVNPLSEITHKRRLSALGPGGLTRERAGFEVRDVHPTHYGRICPIETPEGPNIGLINSLATFARVNKYGFIESPYRKIVDGKVTNDVVYLSAMEEAKYHVAQANSVLDDDGSFAEEFVVCRHAGEVMLAPRDNINLMDVSPKQLVSVAAALIPFLENDDANRALMGSNMQRQAVPLLRAEAPFVGTGMESVVARDSGAAIAARRGGIVDQVDATRIVIRATEDLDPSKSGVDIYRLQKFQRSNQNTCVNQRPLVTVGDAVNKGDIIADGPSTDLGDLALGRNALVAFMPWNGYNYEDSILLSERIVRDDVFTSIHIEEFEVMARDTKLGPEEITRDIPNVSEEALKNLDEAGIVYIGAEVQPGDILVGKITPKGESPMTPEEKLLRAIFGEKASDVRDTSMRMPPGTFGTIVEVRVFNRHGVEKDERAMAIEREEIERLAKDRDDEQAILDRNVYARLIDMLRGHVAVAGPKGFKKGTELSNAVVSEYPRSQWWMFAVEDEKAQGEIEALRAQYDESKSRLEQRFMDKVEKVQRGDEMPPGVMKMVKVFVAVKRKIQPGDKMAGRHGNKGVVSRIVPIEDMPFLEDGTHVDVVLNPLGVPSRMNVGQILETHLGWACAGMGKKIGAMLDAYKAGADIQPLRDTIDSVIGSGPKGEPIKHYDDESIVRLAEQTRRGVSIATPVFDGAVEADVNEMLEQAGLKVTGQSTLYDGRTGDQFDRQVTVGYIYMLKLNHLVDDKIHARSIGPYSLVTQQPLGGKAQFGGQRFGEMEVWALEAYGAAYTLQEMLTVKSDDVAGRTKVYEAIVRGDDTFEAGIPESFNVLVKEMRSLGLSVELENSKVEDLGATAQLPDAAE, from the coding sequence ATGGCTCAGACCCTTTCGTTTAACGGTCGCAGGCGCGTACGCAAGTTTTTTGGTAAGATTCCAGAAGTCGCGGAGATGCCGAACCTCATCGAGGTTCAGAAGGCGTCTTACGACCAGTTCCTCATGGTGGAAGAGCCCGCAGGCGGGCGTCCGGATGAGGGACTTCAAGCCGTTTTCAAGTCGGTATTTCCGATCAAGGATTTCTCGGGTGCTTCTATGCTCGAATTCGTATCCTACGAATTCGAACCGCCGAAGTTCGACGTCGAAGAGTGCCGCCAGCGCGATCTGACCTATGCGGCGCCGCTGAAGGTGACACTGCGCCTGATCGTGTTCGATATCGACGAGGATACGGGCGCCAAGTCGATCAAGGACATCAAGGAACAGAACGTCTACATGGGCGACATGCCGCTCATGACGGACAACGGTACCTTCATCGTCAATGGCACCGAGCGCGTCATCGTCTCGCAGATGCACCGGTCCCCGGGCGTCTTCTTCGATCATGACAAGGGCAAGAGCCATTCGTCCGGCAAGCTGCTCTTCGCCGCGCGCGTCATTCCCTATCGCGGTTCCTGGCTCGACATCGAGTTCGACGCCAAGGACATCGTCCACGCCCGCATCGACCGCCGCCGCAAGATTCCGGTGACGTCGCTGCTGATGGCACTCGGCATGGATGGCGAGGAAATCCTCGATACCTTCTACACCAGCTCGCTGTACCAGCGCGACGGTGATGGCTGGCGCGTGCCGTTCCAGCCGGATGCGCTGAAGGGCCAGAAGGCGGTTACCGACATGATCGACGCCGATACCGGCGAAGTCGTGGTCGAGGGTGGCAAAAAGCTGACGCCGCGTCTGCTGCGGCAGTTGCAGGATAAGGGCCTGAAGGCGCTGAAGGCGACCGACGACGATCTCTACGGCAACTATCTTGCCGAGGACGTGGTCAACGTCGAAACCGGCGAGATCTACCTGGAAGCCGGCGACGAGATCGACGAAAAGACGCTTCCGGTCATCCTCGAGGCTGGCTTCGACGAGATCCCGGTTCTCGATATCGACCACATTAATGTCGGCGCCTATATCCGTAACACGCTTGCCGCCGACAAGAACGAAAACCGGCAGGATGCGCTCTTCGACATCTACCGCGTCATGCGTCCGGGCGAACCGCCGACCATGGATTCGGCGGAAGCCATGTTCAACGCGCTGTTCTTCGATGCGGAACGTTACGATCTTTCCGCCGTCGGCCGCGTCAAGATGAACATGCGTCTGGACCTCGACGTCCCGGATACGGTTCGTACGCTGCGCAAGGAAGACATCCTGGCGGTCGTCAAGATGCTCGTCGAACTGCGCGACGGCAAGGGCGAGATCGACGACATCGACAATCTCGGCAACCGCCGCGTCCGCTCGGTCGGCGAACTGATGGAGAACCAGTATCGCCTGGGTCTCCTACGCATGGAACGGGCCATCAAGGAGCGCATGTCCTCGATCGAGATCGACACGGTCATGCCACAGGACCTGATCAACGCGAAGCCGGCAGCCGCCGCGGTTCGCGAGTTCTTCGGTTCCTCGCAGCTTTCGCAGTTCATGGACCAGGTGAACCCGCTTTCGGAAATCACCCATAAGCGCCGCCTTTCGGCTCTCGGCCCGGGCGGTCTGACGCGCGAGCGCGCCGGCTTCGAAGTCCGCGACGTGCATCCGACCCATTACGGCCGCATCTGCCCGATCGAGACGCCGGAAGGTCCGAACATCGGTCTCATCAACTCGCTCGCAACCTTTGCCCGCGTCAACAAATACGGCTTCATCGAGAGCCCGTACCGCAAGATCGTCGACGGCAAGGTCACGAACGACGTGGTCTATCTCTCGGCGATGGAAGAGGCCAAGTACCACGTCGCACAGGCGAACTCGGTCCTTGACGATGACGGTTCCTTTGCGGAGGAATTCGTCGTCTGCCGCCATGCCGGCGAAGTCATGCTGGCGCCGCGCGACAACATCAACCTGATGGACGTTTCGCCGAAGCAGCTCGTTTCGGTTGCTGCCGCGCTCATCCCGTTCCTCGAGAACGACGACGCCAACCGTGCGCTCATGGGATCGAACATGCAGCGTCAGGCCGTGCCGCTTCTGAGAGCCGAGGCGCCGTTCGTCGGCACCGGCATGGAGTCGGTCGTGGCTCGCGATTCCGGCGCCGCGATCGCCGCCCGCCGTGGCGGCATCGTCGACCAGGTCGATGCGACGCGTATCGTTATTCGCGCCACCGAAGACCTCGACCCGTCGAAGTCGGGCGTCGATATCTACCGCCTGCAGAAGTTCCAGCGGTCGAACCAGAACACCTGCGTCAACCAGCGTCCGCTGGTCACGGTCGGCGACGCTGTCAACAAGGGCGATATCATCGCAGACGGTCCCTCGACCGATCTCGGCGATCTGGCGCTCGGCCGCAATGCGCTCGTCGCTTTCATGCCGTGGAACGGCTACAACTACGAGGACTCGATCCTGCTTTCCGAGCGGATCGTGCGCGACGACGTGTTCACCTCCATCCACATCGAGGAGTTCGAGGTGATGGCGCGTGACACCAAGCTTGGTCCGGAAGAAATCACGCGCGACATTCCGAACGTGTCGGAAGAGGCGCTGAAGAACCTCGACGAGGCCGGCATCGTCTACATCGGGGCCGAGGTCCAGCCGGGTGACATCCTCGTCGGCAAGATCACGCCGAAGGGCGAAAGCCCGATGACGCCGGAAGAGAAGCTTCTGCGCGCCATCTTCGGCGAAAAGGCGTCCGACGTGCGCGACACGTCCATGCGCATGCCGCCCGGCACCTTCGGCACGATCGTCGAAGTGCGCGTCTTCAACCGCCACGGCGTGGAGAAGGACGAACGCGCGATGGCGATCGAGCGCGAGGAGATCGAACGGCTTGCCAAGGACCGCGACGACGAACAGGCGATCCTCGATCGCAACGTCTATGCGCGTCTGATCGACATGTTGCGCGGTCACGTTGCCGTCGCCGGCCCGAAGGGCTTCAAGAAGGGCACCGAGCTTTCGAACGCCGTCGTCAGCGAATATCCGCGCTCGCAGTGGTGGATGTTTGCCGTCGAGGACGAGAAGGCCCAGGGCGAAATCGAAGCCCTTCGCGCCCAATACGACGAGTCCAAGTCGCGCCTTGAACAGCGCTTCATGGACAAGGTCGAGAAGGTCCAGCGCGGCGACGAGATGCCTCCGGGCGTCATGAAGATGGTCAAGGTCTTCGTCGCGGTGAAGCGCAAGATCCAGCCGGGCGACAAGATGGCCGGCCGTCACGGCAACAAGGGTGTCGTGTCGCGGATCGTGCCGATCGAAGACATGCCGTTCCTTGAAGACGGTACGCATGTCGACGTAGTGCTGAACCCGCTCGGCGTGCCGTCGCGCATGAACGTCGGCCAGATCCTGGAGACGCATCTCGGCTGGGCTTGCGCCGGCATGGGCAAGAAGATCGGAGCGATGCTCGATGCGTATAAGGCGGGCGCTGATATCCAGCCGTTGCGCGACACCATCGACAGTGTCATCGGTTCCGGTCCGAAAGGCGAGCCGATCAAGCATTACGACGACGAATCGATCGTTCGACTCGCCGAGCAGACCCGCCGAGGCGTTTCGATCGCAACGCCGGTCTTCGACGGTGCTGTCGAAGCGGACGTCAACGAAATGCTGGAGCAGGCGGGCCTCAAGGTGACCGGTCAGTCGACACTCTACGACGGACGCACCGGGGACCAGTTCGACCGCCAGGTGACCGTGGGCTACATCTATATGTTGAAGCTCAACCACCTGGTCGACGACAAGATCCACGCTCGCTCGATCGGTCCGTACTCGCTCGTTACCCAGCAGCCGCTCGGCGGCAAGGCGCAGTTCGGCGGCCAGCGTTTCGGCGAAATGGAGGTCTGGGCTCTGGAAGCCTACGGTGCTGCCTACACGCTCCAGGAAATGCTGACGGTCAAGTCGGACGACGTGGCCGGCCGCACCAAGGTCTACGAGGCGATCGTCCGTGGCGACGACACGTTCGAGGCGGGCATTCCGGAGAGCTTCAACGTTCTCGTCAAGGAAATGCGCTCGCTGGGCCTCTCGGTCGAGCTGGAGAATTCCAAGGTCGAGGACCTCGGCGCCACGGCGCAACTGCCGGACGCAGCGGAGTAA
- a CDS encoding transcriptional regulator → MTFTPDNDNLAEEPLIFIIIGRAYETGDANGIEIHVMLQAPDDDTAVREALNALAEEGFFQADLDQIGTMTDVPDEEPHASAYQGALEGEVSIIRFN, encoded by the coding sequence ATGACTTTCACTCCCGACAACGACAATTTGGCCGAAGAGCCGCTGATCTTCATCATTATCGGGCGGGCTTACGAGACCGGCGACGCCAACGGCATTGAGATTCACGTGATGCTGCAGGCGCCGGATGACGACACGGCCGTGCGGGAGGCGCTCAATGCGCTGGCGGAGGAAGGCTTTTTCCAGGCAGATCTCGACCAGATCGGCACCATGACCGACGTTCCAGACGAGGAACCGCACGCCTCCGCCTATCAGGGTGCCCTCGAAGGCGAGGTCTCGATCATTCGCTTCAACTGA
- the rpsL gene encoding 30S ribosomal protein S12, whose protein sequence is MPTVNQLIRKPRQAQVKRNKVPALQENPQKRGVCTRVYTTTPKKPNSALRKVAKIRLTNGFEVIGYIPGEGHNLQEHSVVMIRGGRVKDLPGVRYHIIRGVLDTQGVKNRKQRRSKYGAKRPK, encoded by the coding sequence ATGCCTACCGTAAACCAGCTGATCCGCAAGCCACGTCAGGCACAGGTAAAGCGCAACAAGGTTCCTGCTCTGCAGGAGAACCCGCAGAAGCGCGGCGTTTGCACTCGCGTCTACACGACGACCCCGAAGAAGCCGAACTCGGCTCTGCGTAAGGTTGCAAAGATCCGCCTGACGAACGGCTTCGAAGTGATTGGCTACATTCCCGGTGAAGGCCACAACCTTCAGGAACACTCCGTCGTCATGATCCGCGGCGGTCGCGTGAAGGACCTTCCGGGTGTTCGTTACCACATCATCCGCGGCGTTCTCGATACGCAGGGTGTGAAGAACCGTAAGCAGCGTCGTTCGAAGTACGGCGCGAAGCGTCCGAAATAA